The proteins below come from a single Parazoarcus communis genomic window:
- a CDS encoding CinA family protein, producing MDNTLEHLSARVGEALTRKGWMLGTAESCTGGWIAEVVTATAGSSTWFDRGFITYSNAAKIDMLDVSTGTLAAHGAVSEATVAEMATGALKHSLASITVAVSGIAGPGGGSAAKPVGTVCIATALRRGDVFPTTRHFDGDREAVRRQTVIAALEEVLRLTDSDSSISASSVP from the coding sequence ATGGACAACACGCTAGAACACCTCTCGGCCCGCGTCGGCGAGGCCCTGACCCGCAAGGGCTGGATGCTGGGCACCGCAGAATCCTGCACCGGCGGCTGGATTGCCGAGGTCGTCACCGCCACGGCGGGCAGCTCGACCTGGTTCGACCGCGGCTTCATCACCTACTCGAACGCGGCAAAGATCGACATGCTCGACGTCAGCACCGGGACGCTCGCTGCGCATGGCGCGGTGAGTGAAGCCACGGTTGCGGAGATGGCCACCGGCGCCCTGAAGCACAGCCTTGCCAGCATTACCGTCGCGGTTTCAGGTATTGCCGGGCCCGGCGGCGGCAGTGCGGCAAAGCCGGTGGGCACGGTTTGCATCGCCACTGCGCTGCGCCGGGGCGATGTCTTCCCCACCACCCGCCACTTCGATGGCGACCGCGAAGCCGTGCGACGGCAGACCGTCATTGCCGCACTTGAAGAGGTCCTTCGCCTTACCGATTCGGACAGCAGCATCTCAGCAAGCTCTGTGCCATAA
- a CDS encoding phosphatidylglycerophosphatase A, producing MPETRPTTRLLLSHPAHFISLGFGSGLSPKAPGTAGTLLAWLLYPLLRTPLSEATFLALVCALFVAGILAAERTGRALGASDHGAIVWDEMVAMWLVLAFTPASLIWQAVAVALFRLFDITKPPPIRWADSRVKGGFGVMLDDLLAAGYTLLSLAVLVAIFGA from the coding sequence TTGCCTGAAACACGCCCCACCACGCGCTTGCTGCTGAGCCACCCGGCCCATTTCATTTCACTCGGATTCGGCTCGGGGCTCTCGCCCAAGGCCCCGGGCACAGCCGGCACACTGCTGGCATGGCTGCTCTATCCCTTGCTGCGCACACCGCTATCGGAAGCGACCTTCCTCGCGCTGGTGTGCGCGCTCTTCGTTGCCGGCATTCTGGCAGCCGAGCGCACCGGACGCGCGCTCGGCGCCTCCGATCACGGCGCCATCGTCTGGGACGAAATGGTCGCGATGTGGCTCGTCCTCGCCTTCACACCCGCAAGCCTGATCTGGCAGGCGGTTGCAGTGGCGCTGTTCCGCCTGTTCGACATCACCAAGCCACCGCCCATCCGCTGGGCCGACAGCCGGGTCAAGGGCGGTTTCGGGGTCATGCTCGACGACCTTCTTGCAGCGGGCTACACCCTGCTCTCCCTTGCCGTACTCGTTGCCATTTTCGGCGCCTGA
- the thiL gene encoding thiamine-phosphate kinase translates to MSSEFELIHRHFTRPTAHTDLAVGDDAALMRPRPGMQLAVSTDMLVAGTHFFADTDPHDLGWKTLAVNLSDLAAMGAEPRWAFLGLTLPGADEAWLAAFSAGLFACASHYGVDLAGGDTTRGPLTLSVTILGELPAGKAITRAGGHTGDDIWVSGQPGLAALGLAALQNRIDLGPTGREHCIRALQHPTPRVELGLALRGVASAMLDVSDGLLGDLGHILERSDCGAEIDIALLPLAELRATGADEAQARRALLAGGDDYELLFCAPAERRDTVLKIAHEQGIALHRIGRLTGPPRQLMLRETDGRLLSPMLSGYDHFA, encoded by the coding sequence ATGTCCTCCGAGTTCGAGCTGATTCACCGCCACTTCACCCGCCCCACGGCGCATACCGACCTTGCCGTCGGCGATGATGCGGCACTGATGCGCCCGCGCCCGGGCATGCAACTGGCCGTATCGACTGACATGCTGGTGGCCGGCACCCATTTCTTTGCCGACACCGATCCGCACGATCTTGGCTGGAAGACCCTTGCGGTGAACCTGTCTGACCTCGCCGCCATGGGTGCGGAGCCGCGCTGGGCCTTTCTTGGCCTGACCCTGCCGGGCGCCGACGAAGCCTGGCTCGCGGCGTTTTCGGCGGGCCTGTTCGCCTGCGCATCGCACTACGGCGTTGATCTTGCCGGCGGCGATACCACACGCGGACCACTCACACTGAGCGTCACCATCCTTGGCGAACTCCCTGCGGGCAAGGCCATCACGCGGGCTGGCGGTCACACCGGTGACGATATCTGGGTCTCCGGGCAGCCCGGACTGGCCGCACTCGGGCTCGCAGCCCTGCAAAACAGGATAGACCTTGGCCCGACCGGACGTGAGCACTGCATTCGCGCCCTGCAGCACCCCACCCCCCGGGTCGAACTCGGCCTGGCGCTGCGCGGCGTCGCCAGCGCCATGCTCGATGTCTCGGATGGCCTGCTGGGCGATCTCGGCCATATCCTCGAGCGTTCGGACTGTGGTGCCGAAATCGACATTGCCCTGCTCCCCCTGGCCGAACTGCGTGCGACGGGGGCCGACGAGGCCCAGGCGCGGCGCGCGCTGCTCGCAGGTGGCGACGATTACGAACTGCTGTTCTGCGCCCCCGCCGAGCGCCGTGACACCGTACTCAAGATCGCTCATGAGCAGGGCATTGCATTGCACCGCATTGGCCGCCTCACCGGCCCCCCCCGCCAGTTGATGCTGCGCGAGACCGATGGCCGCCTGCTTTCTCCCATGCTTTCCGGATACGACCACTTTGCCTGA
- a CDS encoding EAL domain-containing protein, with protein MVQASHQGLRGKLLAIVIVIVGIVMLPVLVMGDRYLVRQSGAEAEGQLKALSRLAHDLVETQYATLGNGLTQLADAMALRYGGAYSGSPQAGRTPDFFIDGVAVSQRSAELARYGGDLRGTLAAVLSREGDGFRVIASTQWGDDDVAPILRLEPASIGLLEAGQRWRGRVMIRDRHYLLEVVPARDEKGRLVGLMAVGVDLIRALKPLRERLRTFVIGESGYLYVVDANPGPSYGHFISHPLQTGDDPRSPLNEVGQQLVTNMLANQQGVIAYEWQNLERGETEPRSKLVAFEHSESLGWVVGASGYVEEFGRSAVRLRYTVGVAMVLMAVFLMIGLKVTIERLVMRPMLRLQRTLRTLSRGNEALVHSEDESALVSAICRILVHTGGFRLALIDCLDPDGRLRRVASAGEAQRLCAVLGAGEGQVLAPALSALQAGEPVHLTSGEDFDPALRDAALRDGCEAMIAFPLHGGERLLGVLSIGASSVRDLDRSGVALLKELAEDLGYGLMSQRSEMARKSAERALILRERAIETTRDGVLILHAEDGAFVIRDVNPAAEKILAMSKEALIGRTSDVLGVLDRGGVAALDGALASLRESVLELEGVGADGASFWSECAVEPVRGEDSDCVVLVIKDVTERMRYLQQLEHQAHFDPLTGLPNRSLLDDRLEQAIITAKRHQRVLAVAYLDLDHFKRINDDLGHRTGDRLLCEVAQRLRGVLRDGDTAARQGGDEFVVLLPDLDGEEQAYAVLCRLQQILTAPVEIEGRQFFVTTSIGVSLYPRDGDEDETLLKRADIAMYQAKAAGRDAIRFFTSEMNELVQDRLMLEQALRHALGNGELSVVYQPQMSASTGHVIAAEALLRWTHAELGAVSPARFIPLAEELGLIERIGEWVLRTACEQALAWQAAGTPLRVAVNVSARQFRSANLPERVAAILQETGLDPALLELELTESMLMGKVDQAEEMLRRLKGLGVTIALDDFGTGYSSFAYIQHFPIDTLKVDQTFVRAMLTGESAVAIVSAIIAVAHSLGMRVIAEGVEMESQRRQLVDLGCDELQGYLLGHPVPGADFVTV; from the coding sequence ATGGTTCAAGCCTCGCATCAAGGACTCCGTGGCAAGTTGCTGGCGATCGTCATCGTGATCGTCGGCATCGTCATGCTGCCTGTTCTCGTGATGGGTGATCGTTATCTCGTGAGGCAGTCGGGCGCCGAGGCCGAGGGGCAGCTCAAGGCCTTGAGCCGCCTGGCGCACGATCTCGTCGAAACGCAGTACGCCACGCTCGGGAATGGCCTCACCCAGCTCGCGGATGCCATGGCCTTGCGCTATGGCGGCGCTTACTCGGGCTCTCCGCAGGCAGGCCGCACGCCGGATTTCTTCATCGATGGTGTGGCGGTGAGTCAGCGTTCCGCCGAACTGGCGCGCTACGGCGGCGATCTTCGCGGGACGCTGGCTGCCGTGCTCTCTCGCGAAGGCGACGGGTTTCGGGTCATCGCCTCGACTCAGTGGGGAGATGACGACGTGGCGCCGATCCTGCGGCTGGAGCCCGCATCGATCGGCTTGCTGGAGGCCGGTCAGCGGTGGCGTGGCCGGGTCATGATTCGGGATCGGCACTATCTGCTTGAGGTCGTTCCAGCACGTGATGAAAAGGGGCGGCTGGTGGGATTGATGGCTGTCGGCGTAGACCTCATCCGCGCGCTCAAGCCTCTGCGGGAACGACTGCGAACGTTCGTGATCGGCGAGAGTGGCTATCTGTATGTGGTTGATGCCAACCCGGGCCCCAGTTACGGCCACTTCATCTCCCACCCGCTTCAGACGGGCGATGACCCTCGGTCTCCGCTCAATGAGGTCGGGCAGCAACTTGTCACGAACATGCTGGCGAATCAGCAGGGCGTGATCGCCTACGAGTGGCAGAACCTGGAGCGCGGCGAGACCGAACCCCGAAGCAAGCTTGTGGCCTTCGAGCACAGCGAGTCGCTGGGTTGGGTGGTGGGTGCCAGTGGCTACGTCGAGGAGTTTGGCCGCAGCGCGGTGCGGCTGCGCTACACCGTCGGCGTGGCGATGGTGCTGATGGCGGTTTTCTTGATGATCGGGCTGAAAGTGACCATCGAGCGCCTGGTGATGCGGCCGATGCTGCGCTTGCAGCGTACGCTGCGCACCCTGAGCAGAGGGAACGAGGCCCTTGTTCATTCCGAAGACGAGTCGGCCCTGGTCTCTGCCATCTGCCGGATTCTGGTGCATACAGGCGGGTTCCGGCTGGCCCTGATCGACTGTCTGGACCCCGACGGCAGGCTCAGGCGCGTCGCGTCGGCAGGCGAGGCGCAGCGACTGTGCGCCGTGCTGGGTGCGGGGGAAGGGCAGGTACTGGCGCCTGCGTTGAGCGCGCTGCAGGCGGGCGAGCCGGTGCATCTGACCTCTGGTGAGGACTTCGATCCTGCGTTGCGAGATGCGGCGTTGCGCGACGGATGCGAGGCCATGATTGCCTTTCCGCTGCACGGAGGAGAGCGTCTGCTGGGCGTGTTATCCATCGGTGCAAGTAGCGTCCGCGACCTTGATCGAAGTGGTGTCGCACTGCTCAAAGAGCTGGCGGAGGATCTTGGCTACGGCTTGATGAGCCAGCGCAGCGAGATGGCGCGCAAGAGTGCGGAGCGTGCGCTGATCCTGCGCGAGCGTGCGATTGAGACAACGCGTGACGGCGTGCTGATCCTGCATGCCGAAGACGGTGCTTTCGTGATTCGCGATGTCAATCCGGCCGCCGAGAAGATTCTGGCGATGTCCAAGGAGGCGCTCATCGGTCGTACGTCGGACGTGCTCGGCGTTCTCGATCGGGGCGGCGTCGCGGCGCTGGACGGGGCGCTCGCCTCCCTTCGCGAATCGGTGCTGGAGCTCGAAGGGGTTGGGGCCGACGGGGCGAGCTTCTGGTCCGAATGTGCGGTTGAGCCGGTTCGAGGGGAGGATAGCGACTGCGTGGTACTGGTGATCAAGGATGTCACCGAGCGCATGCGCTATCTGCAGCAACTTGAGCATCAGGCGCATTTCGATCCCTTGACCGGCCTGCCCAACCGCTCCCTGCTCGATGACCGGCTCGAGCAGGCGATCATCACCGCAAAGCGGCATCAGCGCGTGCTGGCGGTTGCCTACCTCGATCTCGATCATTTCAAGCGCATCAACGACGACCTTGGTCATCGCACAGGCGACCGGCTGCTGTGCGAAGTCGCGCAACGTTTGCGGGGTGTGCTCCGTGATGGCGATACTGCCGCCCGCCAAGGAGGAGACGAGTTCGTCGTGCTGCTTCCCGATCTTGATGGCGAGGAGCAGGCCTATGCTGTGCTGTGTCGGCTGCAGCAGATTCTGACCGCGCCGGTCGAAATCGAAGGTCGGCAGTTCTTTGTCACGACCAGCATCGGAGTCAGTCTCTACCCGCGTGATGGCGATGAGGACGAGACGCTGCTCAAACGCGCGGACATTGCGATGTACCAGGCCAAGGCAGCCGGGCGCGATGCCATACGTTTCTTTACCTCGGAGATGAATGAGCTGGTGCAGGACCGGCTGATGCTCGAACAGGCTTTGCGCCACGCCTTGGGGAACGGCGAACTGTCAGTGGTCTATCAGCCGCAGATGAGCGCAAGCACGGGTCATGTCATTGCCGCGGAGGCCTTGTTGCGCTGGACGCATGCCGAACTCGGTGCCGTTTCGCCCGCACGCTTCATCCCGCTGGCGGAGGAGCTCGGCTTGATCGAACGGATCGGTGAGTGGGTGTTGCGGACGGCTTGCGAGCAGGCGCTCGCCTGGCAGGCGGCGGGCACGCCCTTGCGCGTGGCGGTCAACGTGTCGGCACGGCAGTTTCGTTCTGCAAACCTGCCTGAAAGGGTGGCCGCCATTCTCCAGGAGACAGGCCTCGATCCTGCACTGCTGGAGCTCGAGCTGACTGAAAGCATGCTGATGGGCAAGGTGGATCAGGCCGAAGAAATGCTCCGGCGTCTGAAGGGGCTCGGTGTCACGATTGCGCTGGACGACTTCGGCACCGGCTATTCGAGTTTCGCGTACATACAGCATTTCCCCATCGATACGCTGAAGGTCGATCAGACCTTCGTGCGAGCCATGCTGACGGGCGAAAGCGCGGTTGCGATTGTGTCCGCCATCATCGCGGTTGCCCACAGTCTGGGGATGCGGGTTATTGCCGAAGGTGTCGAAATGGAGTCGCAGCGCCGTCAGCTTGTGGATCTGGGCTGCGACGAGCTGCAAGGCTATTTGCTGGGTCATCCGGTGCCGGGCGCAGACTTCGTCACCGTTTGA
- a CDS encoding DUF5710 domain-containing protein has translation MRTNLQVPFAEKDEAKQLGARWDPKARVWYVKDAADLTPFAKWLTTSAQQPQPTSGAKPATPGRTQSPPVQNTGAGFFVLACDCLPWEGCAKCQEVVKKRGWGA, from the coding sequence ATGAGGACAAACCTGCAAGTGCCCTTTGCTGAGAAGGACGAGGCCAAACAGCTCGGCGCGCGCTGGGACCCGAAAGCCCGCGTCTGGTACGTCAAGGACGCAGCTGACCTGACGCCCTTTGCAAAATGGCTCACGACCTCCGCACAACAGCCACAGCCCACTTCTGGAGCGAAGCCGGCTACGCCTGGCCGCACTCAGTCACCCCCTGTACAGAATACGGGCGCCGGGTTTTTCGTACTGGCGTGCGATTGCCTTCCATGGGAAGGGTGCGCAAAGTGCCAGGAAGTGGTGAAGAAACGGGGATGGGGCGCATGA
- the rpoD gene encoding RNA polymerase sigma factor RpoD: MAREKAKDTRKDSPKGRTAKAKAKDKLALIIESPEIAPLDAEVRRTRLKTLITLGKERGYLTYAEISDHLPDDVADAEQIEGIIATFNNMGIQVYDAAPAAEDLLMSDNVASTVDEDVAEEEAEQALSTVDSEFGRTTDPVRMYMREMGTVELLTREGEIEIAKRIEDGLKHMVLAIAACPTTIAEMIDIADKVIREEMRIDEIVDAVIDPNAPTAEETAAAAAEAAEESADSDSDSDDSDDNDDDSDDDSDGDSEGAANAASLLQLKTDALARFEAIRGHYEQMMKVLADKGSQDKAYLEYQQLISEELINIRFTAKSIERLCDSVRRMVEQVRGHERHILQLCVNRAGMPRQHFIKIFPGHETDSDWIDSELASNKNYVDALSRVHPAITEEQAKLLDLQDKIGIPLKELKDINRQMSTGEAKMRRAKREMTEANLRLVISIAKKYTNRGLQFLDLIQEGNIGLMKAVDKFEYRRGYKFSTYATWWIRQAITRSIADQARTIRIPVHMIETINKMNRISRQILQETGAEPDPATLAEKMEMPEDKIRKIMKISKEPISMETPIGDDDDSHLGDFIEDTATLAPAEAAMYSGLRDATGEVLDSLTQREAKVLRMRFGIEMNTDHTLEEVGKQFDVTRERIRQIEAKALRKLRHPSRSEKLRSFLDSDA, translated from the coding sequence ATGGCACGCGAGAAAGCCAAGGATACGCGCAAGGACAGCCCGAAAGGTCGCACTGCCAAGGCCAAGGCCAAGGACAAGCTCGCGCTGATCATCGAAAGCCCGGAAATTGCGCCGCTTGATGCCGAGGTCCGTCGCACGCGACTGAAGACCCTGATTACCCTCGGCAAAGAGCGTGGCTATCTCACCTACGCCGAGATCAGCGACCACCTTCCTGACGATGTAGCCGATGCCGAGCAGATCGAAGGCATCATTGCGACGTTCAACAACATGGGCATTCAGGTCTACGACGCAGCCCCCGCTGCCGAAGACCTGCTCATGTCGGACAACGTTGCCTCCACGGTGGACGAGGACGTCGCCGAGGAAGAAGCCGAGCAGGCGTTGTCGACCGTCGACTCCGAGTTTGGCCGCACGACTGACCCGGTGCGCATGTACATGCGTGAGATGGGCACCGTCGAGCTGCTGACGCGCGAGGGCGAAATCGAGATCGCCAAGCGTATCGAGGACGGCCTCAAGCACATGGTTCTGGCCATTGCTGCGTGCCCGACCACGATCGCCGAAATGATCGATATCGCCGACAAGGTCATCCGCGAGGAGATGCGTATCGACGAAATCGTTGATGCCGTGATCGACCCGAATGCACCGACCGCCGAAGAAACCGCCGCCGCCGCAGCCGAGGCCGCTGAAGAAAGCGCCGACAGCGACAGCGACAGCGACGATTCGGACGACAACGACGACGATAGCGACGACGACAGCGACGGCGACAGCGAAGGCGCTGCCAACGCGGCATCGCTGCTGCAACTCAAGACCGACGCGCTGGCCCGCTTCGAGGCAATCCGCGGCCACTACGAGCAGATGATGAAGGTGCTCGCGGATAAAGGTTCGCAGGACAAGGCTTACCTTGAGTACCAGCAACTGATCTCTGAGGAACTGATCAACATCCGCTTTACCGCGAAGTCGATCGAACGTCTGTGTGACTCCGTGCGCCGCATGGTAGAGCAGGTGCGCGGACATGAGCGTCACATCCTGCAACTGTGCGTCAATCGCGCAGGCATGCCGCGTCAGCACTTCATCAAGATCTTCCCCGGTCACGAAACCGACTCCGACTGGATCGACAGCGAGCTCGCCTCGAACAAGAACTATGTCGATGCCCTGTCGCGCGTACATCCGGCGATCACCGAAGAACAGGCGAAGCTGCTCGACCTGCAGGACAAGATCGGCATCCCGCTGAAGGAGCTGAAGGACATCAACCGTCAGATGTCCACCGGCGAAGCGAAGATGCGCCGCGCCAAGCGCGAGATGACCGAAGCCAACCTGCGCCTCGTGATCTCGATCGCCAAGAAGTACACCAACCGCGGCCTGCAGTTCCTCGACCTCATTCAGGAAGGCAACATCGGCCTGATGAAGGCTGTCGACAAGTTCGAATACCGTCGCGGTTACAAGTTCTCGACCTACGCCACCTGGTGGATTCGTCAGGCCATCACGCGCTCGATCGCCGACCAGGCACGCACCATCCGTATCCCGGTGCACATGATCGAAACGATCAACAAGATGAACCGCATCAGCCGTCAGATCCTTCAGGAAACCGGTGCCGAGCCCGATCCGGCAACGCTGGCCGAGAAGATGGAGATGCCCGAGGACAAGATCCGCAAGATCATGAAGATCTCCAAGGAGCCCATCTCCATGGAAACGCCGATCGGCGACGACGACGACTCGCACCTTGGCGACTTCATCGAGGACACCGCAACGCTGGCCCCGGCCGAAGCTGCGATGTACTCGGGCCTGCGTGACGCCACCGGTGAAGTGCTCGACTCCCTGACCCAGCGTGAAGCCAAGGTGCTGCGCATGCGTTTCGGCATCGAGATGAACACCGACCACACGCTGGAAGAAGTTGGCAAGCAATTCGACGTCACGCGCGAGCGTATCCGTCAGATAGAAGCGAAGGCCCTTCGCAAGCTGCGTCACCCGAGCCGTTCGGAGAAGCTGCGCAGCTTCCTCGACAGCGACGCGTAA
- the dnaG gene encoding DNA primase, translating into MIPQSFVQDLLARVDIVDVIERYLPLKKSGANYFACCPFHGEKSASFSVSPSKQFYHCFGCGVHGSAIGFLMEYSGLGFVEAVKELANQAGLQVPDDGKPGQNAIDDGNAKLVDAMAEAARFYRDQLKNAPEAIDYLKRRGLSGEVAARFGIGFSPDEWQALQRVFPDYQSKHLAEAGLVIDNDQGRRYDRFRHRIMFPIHDRRGRIIAFGGRVLDSGEPKYLNSPETPLFEKGRELYGLYLAQKAIRDASFALVVEGYMDVVALAQFGVDNAVATLGTATTPHHITTLLRHTDRIVFCFDGDAAGRRAAWRALENALEVLRDDTTLAFLFLPAEHDPDSFVRKEGAEAFRKAAASASPLASVLLQELKERCELDTAEGRARLIHESRPLVTRIAAPMLRLQVIKSIAEAAEMTQTEVELAFGFKPAAAPPRQSFQKQDFKRGPRRTEPLRPQGRRKPPSTIGTLLRLILQHPERAARLPIDLIPDDSAEGRAMIAIIDLVSLGEPIPAGGLGALIERFRDTPHGDTLARLGTEQDESEFEESVVETLFEDTLRKLQGDAIAREITELLELSKQGALSAGDRHRLSELLLEKRNLASTGKVSDL; encoded by the coding sequence ATGATTCCACAGTCTTTCGTTCAGGATTTGCTTGCCCGCGTCGACATCGTCGACGTCATCGAGCGCTACCTGCCCCTCAAGAAGAGTGGCGCGAACTATTTCGCCTGCTGCCCTTTCCACGGCGAAAAATCAGCCTCCTTTTCCGTAAGCCCGAGCAAGCAGTTTTACCACTGCTTCGGTTGCGGCGTGCACGGGAGCGCGATCGGCTTCCTGATGGAGTACAGCGGCCTCGGCTTCGTTGAAGCAGTCAAGGAACTCGCAAATCAGGCCGGACTGCAGGTGCCGGACGACGGCAAGCCCGGCCAGAATGCCATTGATGACGGCAATGCGAAGCTCGTCGACGCCATGGCTGAAGCGGCGCGCTTCTATCGCGACCAGCTCAAGAACGCCCCTGAAGCAATCGACTACCTCAAGCGCCGCGGCCTCTCCGGCGAGGTTGCAGCCCGCTTCGGCATCGGCTTCTCTCCTGACGAATGGCAGGCACTCCAGCGCGTCTTTCCCGACTACCAGAGCAAGCACCTGGCTGAAGCCGGACTGGTAATCGACAACGACCAGGGTCGGCGCTACGACCGCTTCCGCCACCGGATCATGTTTCCGATCCACGACCGGCGGGGCCGCATCATCGCCTTTGGCGGCCGCGTGCTCGACAGCGGCGAACCCAAGTACCTCAACTCGCCAGAGACGCCGCTGTTCGAAAAAGGTCGCGAACTCTACGGCCTGTACCTGGCGCAGAAGGCCATTCGGGACGCCAGCTTCGCCCTTGTCGTCGAAGGCTACATGGACGTTGTTGCGCTCGCCCAGTTCGGCGTCGATAACGCAGTCGCAACCCTTGGCACAGCGACCACGCCTCACCACATCACCACCCTGCTTCGTCACACCGACCGCATCGTGTTCTGCTTTGACGGCGACGCCGCAGGCCGCCGGGCCGCATGGCGCGCGCTCGAGAACGCACTCGAAGTACTGCGTGACGACACCACGCTCGCCTTCCTGTTTCTGCCCGCCGAACACGACCCCGACTCCTTCGTGCGCAAGGAAGGCGCAGAAGCCTTCCGCAAGGCCGCCGCGAGCGCATCCCCCCTGGCCAGCGTTTTGCTGCAGGAACTCAAGGAGCGCTGCGAACTGGACACCGCCGAGGGACGCGCACGCCTGATCCATGAATCGCGCCCACTGGTCACGCGAATTGCTGCACCGATGCTCCGTCTGCAGGTCATCAAATCGATTGCCGAGGCAGCCGAGATGACGCAGACGGAAGTCGAACTGGCGTTCGGCTTCAAGCCCGCCGCAGCACCGCCGCGACAGAGCTTCCAGAAGCAGGACTTCAAGCGCGGACCACGCCGGACCGAACCTCTTCGCCCGCAAGGGCGACGCAAGCCGCCATCAACCATCGGCACCTTGCTGCGACTCATCCTCCAACACCCCGAGCGCGCAGCACGACTGCCGATCGACCTCATCCCGGACGACTCCGCAGAGGGCCGCGCGATGATCGCCATCATTGATCTGGTCAGCCTCGGCGAGCCAATCCCTGCCGGCGGTCTTGGCGCACTGATCGAACGTTTTCGCGACACGCCGCACGGCGACACGCTGGCCAGACTGGGAACGGAACAGGACGAATCGGAGTTCGAGGAGTCCGTTGTCGAGACCCTGTTCGAGGACACCTTGCGCAAGCTGCAAGGCGACGCGATCGCACGCGAGATCACCGAACTGCTGGAACTGTCGAAGCAGGGAGCGCTCTCAGCAGGCGACCGCCACCGCCTGTCGGAACTTCTGCTGGAAAAACGGAACCTTGCCAGCACAGGCAAAGTCTCAGATCTATAG
- the rpsU gene encoding 30S ribosomal protein S21, with protein sequence MPGIRVKENEPFEVAIRRFKRTIEKTGVLTELRSREFYEKPTAERKRKLAAAVKRNHKRLRSQTLPPKLY encoded by the coding sequence ATGCCGGGTATCCGCGTCAAGGAAAACGAGCCGTTTGAAGTCGCTATTCGTCGCTTCAAGCGCACGATCGAGAAGACCGGTGTGCTGACTGAGCTGCGCTCGCGTGAGTTTTACGAAAAGCCCACCGCCGAGCGCAAGCGCAAGCTGGCCGCCGCGGTGAAGCGCAATCACAAGCGCCTTCGCAGCCAGACGCTGCCGCCGAAGCTCTACTGA
- the tsaD gene encoding tRNA (adenosine(37)-N6)-threonylcarbamoyltransferase complex transferase subunit TsaD, which translates to MKVLGIETSCDETGVAVYDTEAGLLGQSLHSQIDLHAVYGGVVPELASRDHIRRLPILVRQALAEAGLDIGAIDAIAYTAGPGLAGALLVGASVAESMAMAAGIPALPVHHLEGHLLSPLLAADPPDFPFVALLVSGGHTQLMAVTGVGAYTLLGESLDDAAGEAFDKTAKLIGLGYPGGPQLAALALQGKPGRFKLPRPMLHSGDLDFSFSGLKTAVLNVVSGPGWQAEWAADLAADFQQAVVEVLTAKSLAALKQTGLKSLVVAGGVGANVQLRAGLDSATRRRGARVYYPEPALCTDNGAMIAFAGALRLAGGARPEQAPGVRIRPRWPLAELLTPAGG; encoded by the coding sequence ATGAAGGTACTGGGTATCGAGACGTCGTGCGACGAAACAGGCGTTGCAGTGTATGACACCGAGGCGGGTTTGCTTGGACAGAGCCTGCATTCGCAGATCGATCTGCATGCGGTGTATGGCGGGGTTGTGCCCGAACTCGCATCGCGCGATCACATCCGGCGCTTGCCGATCCTGGTACGCCAGGCCCTTGCCGAGGCAGGGCTCGATATCGGGGCGATAGACGCCATCGCGTACACGGCAGGGCCCGGTCTTGCAGGCGCCTTGCTGGTGGGTGCGAGCGTGGCCGAGTCGATGGCGATGGCGGCCGGCATTCCGGCGCTCCCCGTGCATCACCTTGAGGGACACCTGCTGTCGCCACTGCTTGCTGCGGACCCACCGGATTTTCCCTTTGTCGCCTTGCTGGTGTCGGGCGGGCACACGCAGTTGATGGCGGTGACCGGCGTCGGTGCCTACACGCTGCTGGGTGAATCGCTCGACGATGCCGCAGGCGAGGCCTTCGACAAGACGGCCAAGTTGATTGGTCTCGGATATCCGGGCGGCCCTCAGTTGGCGGCGCTGGCGCTGCAGGGAAAGCCGGGACGTTTCAAGCTGCCGCGGCCGATGCTGCATTCGGGAGATCTTGATTTCAGCTTCAGCGGCCTCAAGACGGCCGTGCTGAACGTTGTCTCGGGGCCAGGTTGGCAAGCCGAGTGGGCGGCGGATCTGGCTGCAGACTTTCAGCAGGCCGTGGTGGAGGTGCTGACCGCGAAGTCGCTGGCGGCATTGAAGCAGACGGGACTGAAGTCGCTGGTGGTGGCAGGCGGCGTGGGAGCCAACGTGCAGTTGCGTGCCGGGCTCGATAGCGCCACACGTCGACGTGGGGCTCGCGTGTACTACCCCGAGCCTGCGCTGTGCACCGACAACGGCGCGATGATTGCGTTTGCCGGCGCGCTGCGGCTAGCAGGCGGAGCTCGTCCGGAGCAGGCGCCCGGCGTGCGGATCCGGCCACGCTGGCCGCTGGCAGAGCTGCTGACGCCAGCCGGAGGGTAG